From the Streptomyces syringium genome, one window contains:
- a CDS encoding glycosyltransferase family 4 protein yields MHVDSAAARPHQPTLAARTKSWSLSIAARVYGYPPAHNAGSEWMLHSMLRPLAERGHRVTVWLSHPGSIEKSYDIDGVHVIPYQEGADFAAASQKADVLLSHFENVPIVSGLARARRIPVAVICHDNFATSFHNAAGADLVVYNSEWIRRDGEIFYARYPPEFLPKRTVVVRPPVIAEDYRTEPGDHATLVNLNPDKGGDLFWQIAAWTPEWQFLGVRGAYGQQIMPPPRLPNCEVVEGVPGNEMRAHVYSRSRVMLMPSLYESWGRVAVEAFASGIPVIAHPTPGLVESLGEAGIFAYRDDMDAWIHALMTLKDPQNWARASRRAKARSDELTKSPELDVWCEAIESLGSESRRTSFRIADSAR; encoded by the coding sequence ATGCACGTGGACTCGGCGGCGGCCCGCCCGCACCAGCCCACCCTGGCTGCACGCACCAAGTCATGGAGCCTGTCCATCGCGGCCCGGGTGTACGGATATCCACCGGCCCATAACGCGGGATCCGAGTGGATGCTCCACTCGATGCTCCGCCCCCTGGCCGAGCGCGGCCACCGGGTGACGGTCTGGCTTTCCCACCCCGGGAGCATCGAGAAGAGTTACGACATCGACGGGGTGCACGTCATCCCGTACCAGGAAGGCGCCGACTTCGCCGCCGCCTCGCAGAAGGCGGACGTGCTCCTCTCCCACTTCGAGAACGTCCCGATCGTGTCGGGCCTGGCCCGGGCCCGCCGGATTCCCGTGGCCGTGATCTGTCACGACAACTTCGCCACGAGCTTCCACAATGCGGCGGGAGCCGATCTCGTCGTCTACAACAGCGAATGGATCCGGCGGGACGGGGAGATCTTCTACGCGCGGTACCCTCCGGAATTCCTGCCCAAGCGCACGGTCGTCGTCCGTCCCCCTGTGATCGCGGAGGATTACCGTACCGAACCGGGCGATCACGCCACCCTGGTGAACCTCAACCCCGACAAGGGCGGCGATCTCTTCTGGCAGATCGCCGCATGGACACCGGAGTGGCAATTCCTGGGCGTGCGCGGCGCCTACGGGCAGCAGATCATGCCGCCGCCACGGCTGCCCAACTGCGAAGTCGTCGAGGGCGTACCCGGAAACGAGATGCGCGCGCATGTCTACAGCCGGTCCCGCGTCATGCTCATGCCCAGTCTGTACGAGTCCTGGGGACGGGTGGCCGTGGAGGCGTTCGCATCCGGCATCCCGGTGATCGCCCACCCGACCCCCGGACTGGTCGAGTCCCTCGGCGAGGCAGGGATCTTCGCCTACCGCGACGACATGGACGCCTGGATCCACGCTCTGATGACGCTGAAGGATCCGCAGAACTGGGCCAGGGCCTCCCGCCGGGCGAAAGCCCGCTCCGATGAACTGACCAAGAGCCCCGAGCTCGATGTCTGGTGCGAAGCCATCGAGTCGCTGGGCAGCGAGAGCCGACGGACGTCCTTCCGTATAGCGGACTCGGCGCGCTGA
- a CDS encoding DUF4442 domain-containing protein: MSQTTPSIGDMLAATVPMARTLNLVFDETTAERAVVRLPDQPDYHNHVGGPHAGAMFTLAESASGAIVLAAFGDQLSRAVPLAVRAEIGYKKLAKGEVTATAELGRPAAEVVAELDAGERPEFPVNIAITRADGSVTGEMTVVWTLRPNS; this comes from the coding sequence ATGTCTCAGACCACGCCCTCGATCGGCGACATGCTCGCGGCCACCGTGCCCATGGCCCGTACGCTCAACCTCGTCTTCGACGAGACGACCGCCGAGCGCGCCGTCGTCCGGCTGCCCGACCAGCCCGACTACCACAATCACGTCGGGGGCCCGCACGCCGGCGCGATGTTCACCCTCGCCGAGTCCGCCAGTGGCGCGATCGTGCTCGCCGCCTTCGGCGACCAGCTCTCCCGTGCCGTGCCGCTCGCCGTGCGCGCCGAGATCGGCTACAAGAAGCTCGCCAAGGGCGAGGTCACCGCCACCGCCGAGCTGGGCCGCCCGGCCGCCGAGGTCGTCGCGGAGCTGGACGCGGGGGAGCGCCCGGAGTTCCCCGTCAACATCGCCATCACGCGCGCGGACGGCTCGGTCACGGGCGAGATGACCGTGGTCTGGACCCTGCGGCCCAATTCCTAG
- a CDS encoding NHL repeat-containing protein, with protein sequence MSEHGGTQGALEPTSDPSIDTAAGNGNGDYSGDGHTATAADLYHPNAVATDAFGNVYIADTGNHRVRRVDAKTRTISTVAGNGELDFSGDDGPAIDAALSSPCGVALDAEGNLYIADTGNHRVRKVDAKTQAITTYAGDDSAGFDGDEKAADEASLYTPFGVVVDSGGDLYIADTDNHRVRKVDAKTRTITTVAGNGEQDFSGDDEPAVHAALNRPRGVAVDPHGNLYIADTDNDRVRRVDAKTRTITTVVGDGSAIFSNDFGAAVHAGLNRPRSVAVDSGGSLYVADTGNHRVRRVDAKTQTITTFAGDGSADYGGDGGPAAKASLNGPCGAAVSSDGSLYIADTRNNRVRKVSSLPVPARIAVWSGGMTTLDRSGGAGWPGVYVKALGGGWIPPQTVSVQLPKGKNLRFSGSGTLLVYLEDGNTYSYDGTLSEDQQTFTTNSPVDLHLSGAGATNSLLIAVEAPDNAVLGEAQLTFTVGDQPPTASPVDVVVGFSVTPGGPTELRRGQDLAMPGIYVKQLGGGQVPPQTVSVRLPEGKNLQFYGSGNLIVYVSPEEQYPYGGRLSADKQAFTADNVDLRLSGPGTSSSLLILVHTPDDAVLGEGDLTFTVGGKQAVAPVDVIAE encoded by the coding sequence ATGAGTGAACACGGCGGTACCCAGGGGGCTCTGGAGCCGACGAGCGACCCGTCCATCGACACGGCGGCGGGCAACGGCAACGGCGATTACTCCGGTGACGGTCACACCGCTACCGCGGCCGACCTTTACCACCCCAACGCCGTCGCAACGGACGCCTTCGGCAATGTCTACATCGCCGATACCGGCAACCACCGGGTGCGGAGGGTCGACGCGAAGACCCGGACGATCAGCACCGTCGCGGGCAACGGTGAACTGGACTTCTCCGGCGACGACGGGCCGGCCATTGACGCCGCTCTCTCCAGCCCCTGCGGCGTTGCCTTGGACGCCGAAGGCAATCTGTACATCGCCGATACCGGCAACCACCGGGTGCGGAAGGTCGACGCGAAGACCCAGGCGATCACCACATACGCAGGTGACGACAGCGCCGGCTTCGACGGCGACGAGAAGGCGGCCGACGAGGCCAGCCTCTATACGCCCTTCGGCGTCGTGGTGGATTCCGGAGGTGATCTCTACATCGCCGACACCGACAACCACCGGGTGCGGAAGGTCGACGCGAAGACCCGGACGATCACCACCGTCGCGGGCAACGGTGAACAGGACTTCTCCGGCGACGACGAGCCGGCCGTCCACGCCGCCCTCAACCGTCCACGCGGTGTCGCGGTGGATCCCCACGGCAATCTCTACATCGCCGACACCGACAACGATCGGGTGCGGAGGGTCGACGCGAAGACCCGGACGATCACCACCGTCGTAGGTGACGGCAGCGCGATCTTCTCCAATGACTTCGGGGCGGCCGTCCACGCCGGCCTCAACCGCCCCCGCAGTGTCGCGGTGGATTCCGGAGGCAGTCTCTACGTTGCCGACACCGGCAACCACCGGGTGCGGAGGGTCGACGCGAAGACCCAGACGATCACCACATTCGCAGGTGACGGCAGCGCTGATTACGGCGGCGACGGCGGGCCGGCTGCCAAGGCATCCCTCAACGGTCCCTGCGGTGCAGCGGTGAGTTCCGATGGCAGCCTGTACATCGCGGACACCCGGAACAATCGGGTGCGGAAGGTGAGCAGTCTTCCTGTCCCGGCCCGGATCGCCGTGTGGTCGGGGGGAATGACGACCCTGGACCGCTCCGGCGGTGCCGGCTGGCCGGGCGTATACGTGAAGGCACTCGGAGGCGGCTGGATTCCCCCGCAGACGGTGAGCGTGCAGCTCCCCAAGGGAAAGAACCTGCGGTTCTCCGGCAGCGGCACACTGCTGGTGTACCTCGAGGACGGGAACACGTACTCCTACGACGGGACCTTGTCGGAAGACCAACAGACCTTCACCACCAACAGCCCCGTCGACCTGCATCTGTCGGGAGCAGGCGCGACGAACTCACTGCTGATCGCGGTGGAAGCCCCCGACAACGCCGTGCTGGGCGAAGCGCAACTGACCTTCACGGTAGGCGACCAACCTCCGACCGCCTCACCCGTCGACGTCGTGGTCGGGTTCTCGGTGACGCCGGGGGGACCGACGGAGCTGCGGCGCGGGCAAGACCTGGCCATGCCGGGCATCTACGTGAAGCAGCTCGGAGGCGGCCAGGTTCCCCCGCAGACGGTGAGTGTCCGGCTCCCCGAGGGAAAGAACCTGCAGTTCTACGGCAGCGGCAACCTGATCGTGTACGTCAGCCCCGAGGAGCAGTATCCGTACGGCGGGAGGTTGTCGGCCGACAAACAGGCCTTCACCGCCGACAACGTCGACCTGCGCCTGTCAGGGCCGGGTACATCGAGCTCGCTGCTGATCCTGGTGCACACCCCCGACGACGCCGTGCTGGGCGAAGGGGACCTGACCTTCACGGTGGGCGGCAAACAGGCTGTCGCGCCCGTCGACGTCATCGCCGAGTAG